A genomic window from Centroberyx gerrardi isolate f3 chromosome 14, fCenGer3.hap1.cur.20231027, whole genome shotgun sequence includes:
- the cd40 gene encoding tumor necrosis factor receptor superfamily member 5 isoform X3, with product MLLLIICTVFTVVTGAVSPCDPLTQYESDVGSQCCKMCGPGTRMSLEGRCLDPRCEQCEGNEYQDAYTKNTICKRQPYCDPNKNFEFEVDKSKERLSPCKCKPGHHCSSEACITCVLHTKCGPGDGVQSKGNHTHDTVCQKCPGGTFSNATSENQACMKWTVCKPGSQVKSGTPTSDTECEKSSGLSGRGIAGICVAVVVILIGVCIGLYKLRGNVRAAKAKIKGCIMEDGTNKPEREANPIANPTAEPCLLSYEERSSEQEGGAKTPEENEDGLDEEPSQPLISDDPGLTENGNLVEQEEGKREVLSRQESINTQL from the exons ATGCTTCTGCTGATAATCTGCACGGTCTTTACG GTGGTGACCGGTGCAGTGTCCCCGTGCGATCCACTTACACAGTATGAAAGTGATGTCGGCTCGCAGTGCTGCAAGATGTGCGGGCCAG ggACAAGGATGTCATTGGAGGGCCGGTGTCTGGATCCTCGGTGCGAGCAATGCGAGGGGAATGAGTATCAGGACGCCTACACAAAAAACACCATATGTAAACGTCAACCATACTGCGACCCAA ATAAAAACTTTGAGTTTGAGGTCGATAAGAGCAAGGAACGTCTGAGCCCCTGCAAGTGTAAGCCGGGACACCACTGCTCCAGTGAAGCATGCATCACCTGTGTACTGCACACCAAGTGCGGACCGGGAGACGGGGTTCAGTCCAAAG GCAATCACACCCATGACACGGTGTGTCAAAAATGCCCTGGAGGCACATTTTCTAATGCGACTTCAGAGAACCAGGCTTGCATGAAATGGACAGT TTGTAAGCCTGGATCACAAGTTAAAAGTGGGACACCCACATCTGACACCGAATGTG AAAAAAGCTCAGGACTGTCAGGAAGAGGGATCGCTGGCATCTGCGTTGCAGTCGTCGTGATTTTGATTGGAGTTTGTATAGGCCTCTATAAATTAAGAG GTAATGTACGAGCTGCAAAAGCAAAGATTAAG GGCTGCATCATGGAGGATGGAACAAACAAGCCAGAGAGGGAAGCAAACCCAATAGCAAACCCGACAGCTGAGCCATGCTTGCTATCGTATGAGGAGCGATCCTCAGAACAAGAAGGGGGTGCAAAGACTCCGGAGGAAAATGAGGACGGGCTTGATGAGGAACCGAGCCAGCCTTTGATCTCGGACGATCCAGGTCTCACTGAAAATGGAAATCTGGTGGAACaggaggaagggaaaagagaagtGCTCTCTCGACAGGAGTCAATAAACACTCAGTTATGA
- the cd40 gene encoding tumor necrosis factor receptor superfamily member 5 isoform X2: protein MLLLIICTVFTQVVTGAVSPCDPLTQYESDVGSQCCKMCGPGTRMSLEGRCLDPRCEQCEGNEYQDAYTKNTICKRQPYCDPNKNFEFEVDKSKERLSPCKCKPGHHCSSEACITCVLHTKCGPGDGVQSKGNHTHDTVCQKCPGGTFSNATSENQACMKWTVCKPGSQVKSGTPTSDTECEKSSGLSGRGIAGICVAVVVILIGVCIGLYKLRGNVRAAKAKIKGCIMEDGTNKPEREANPIANPTAEPCLLSYEERSSEQEGGAKTPEENEDGLDEEPSQPLISDDPGLTENGNLVEQEEGKREVLSRQESINTQL, encoded by the exons ATGCTTCTGCTGATAATCTGCACGGTCTTTACG CAGGTGGTGACCGGTGCAGTGTCCCCGTGCGATCCACTTACACAGTATGAAAGTGATGTCGGCTCGCAGTGCTGCAAGATGTGCGGGCCAG ggACAAGGATGTCATTGGAGGGCCGGTGTCTGGATCCTCGGTGCGAGCAATGCGAGGGGAATGAGTATCAGGACGCCTACACAAAAAACACCATATGTAAACGTCAACCATACTGCGACCCAA ATAAAAACTTTGAGTTTGAGGTCGATAAGAGCAAGGAACGTCTGAGCCCCTGCAAGTGTAAGCCGGGACACCACTGCTCCAGTGAAGCATGCATCACCTGTGTACTGCACACCAAGTGCGGACCGGGAGACGGGGTTCAGTCCAAAG GCAATCACACCCATGACACGGTGTGTCAAAAATGCCCTGGAGGCACATTTTCTAATGCGACTTCAGAGAACCAGGCTTGCATGAAATGGACAGT TTGTAAGCCTGGATCACAAGTTAAAAGTGGGACACCCACATCTGACACCGAATGTG AAAAAAGCTCAGGACTGTCAGGAAGAGGGATCGCTGGCATCTGCGTTGCAGTCGTCGTGATTTTGATTGGAGTTTGTATAGGCCTCTATAAATTAAGAG GTAATGTACGAGCTGCAAAAGCAAAGATTAAG GGCTGCATCATGGAGGATGGAACAAACAAGCCAGAGAGGGAAGCAAACCCAATAGCAAACCCGACAGCTGAGCCATGCTTGCTATCGTATGAGGAGCGATCCTCAGAACAAGAAGGGGGTGCAAAGACTCCGGAGGAAAATGAGGACGGGCTTGATGAGGAACCGAGCCAGCCTTTGATCTCGGACGATCCAGGTCTCACTGAAAATGGAAATCTGGTGGAACaggaggaagggaaaagagaagtGCTCTCTCGACAGGAGTCAATAAACACTCAGTTATGA
- the cd40 gene encoding tumor necrosis factor receptor superfamily member 5 isoform X1, producing MLLLIICTVFTVDIVQQVVTGAVSPCDPLTQYESDVGSQCCKMCGPGTRMSLEGRCLDPRCEQCEGNEYQDAYTKNTICKRQPYCDPNKNFEFEVDKSKERLSPCKCKPGHHCSSEACITCVLHTKCGPGDGVQSKGNHTHDTVCQKCPGGTFSNATSENQACMKWTVCKPGSQVKSGTPTSDTECEKSSGLSGRGIAGICVAVVVILIGVCIGLYKLRGNVRAAKAKIKGCIMEDGTNKPEREANPIANPTAEPCLLSYEERSSEQEGGAKTPEENEDGLDEEPSQPLISDDPGLTENGNLVEQEEGKREVLSRQESINTQL from the exons ATGCTTCTGCTGATAATCTGCACGGTCTTTACG GTTGACATTGTTCAGCAGGTGGTGACCGGTGCAGTGTCCCCGTGCGATCCACTTACACAGTATGAAAGTGATGTCGGCTCGCAGTGCTGCAAGATGTGCGGGCCAG ggACAAGGATGTCATTGGAGGGCCGGTGTCTGGATCCTCGGTGCGAGCAATGCGAGGGGAATGAGTATCAGGACGCCTACACAAAAAACACCATATGTAAACGTCAACCATACTGCGACCCAA ATAAAAACTTTGAGTTTGAGGTCGATAAGAGCAAGGAACGTCTGAGCCCCTGCAAGTGTAAGCCGGGACACCACTGCTCCAGTGAAGCATGCATCACCTGTGTACTGCACACCAAGTGCGGACCGGGAGACGGGGTTCAGTCCAAAG GCAATCACACCCATGACACGGTGTGTCAAAAATGCCCTGGAGGCACATTTTCTAATGCGACTTCAGAGAACCAGGCTTGCATGAAATGGACAGT TTGTAAGCCTGGATCACAAGTTAAAAGTGGGACACCCACATCTGACACCGAATGTG AAAAAAGCTCAGGACTGTCAGGAAGAGGGATCGCTGGCATCTGCGTTGCAGTCGTCGTGATTTTGATTGGAGTTTGTATAGGCCTCTATAAATTAAGAG GTAATGTACGAGCTGCAAAAGCAAAGATTAAG GGCTGCATCATGGAGGATGGAACAAACAAGCCAGAGAGGGAAGCAAACCCAATAGCAAACCCGACAGCTGAGCCATGCTTGCTATCGTATGAGGAGCGATCCTCAGAACAAGAAGGGGGTGCAAAGACTCCGGAGGAAAATGAGGACGGGCTTGATGAGGAACCGAGCCAGCCTTTGATCTCGGACGATCCAGGTCTCACTGAAAATGGAAATCTGGTGGAACaggaggaagggaaaagagaagtGCTCTCTCGACAGGAGTCAATAAACACTCAGTTATGA
- the LOC139914344 gene encoding uncharacterized protein LOC139914344 — MMPSLGPKKKDNLSRMDRNSEDLPQLSNEMQLSIMNKVKSGELSIEDALNLARKDREQLLKHQSQAEEEEKTSQYNFSVHKHGRYRWQKRVLQIDFKTKMLCSIEKGIVKRQLPFSRVKSCDDGVGSRFSISFKGHHDYELEATSLEDKHKIMQLVNQIIYRNIYSDPAEGNAETHQPSPGSESLREGVLLLHRGGLASFKWVKYEVQLHSGQVTLAPLGRRGPSDGEVPPTVNMSIVIHLSDGDTSVEKPHSRDTFTLVTHKNEYHFRVPVTDQTKGSEAIQKERDAWVKAIDKLCLDWKRKSQVEHIYAEPNSLRIAKDTEDTLSAGAQADTDLKSSGGFRLPGANMNQSYPPSDYANADPISVGGDRLSAGDGSQSHPSADYAKPVAKPRSSEKAAAHVLGPDTALTSPGPSPTAPGPALSSPASPAPSPPRSARTPSYLVSSPSSPAPSPIYDAPSPSSRVPHSPAPESVSSAQMVPSPPMIPIPPPLPFKFNIDPPKPRTKAFHWDVVGSDKIAKSFWMRGSARRIEIDTSRLYEQFAVQDLGTFGPVESSNTQHIMLNQKIAHNFNIFLKSFPVQPGELKDKLFIVNEDDGGLSDEQITSLRRYVPTLDDVEMYKSHKGPVTELHIVDQYMMEMCNIPYLSTQLDLLLTLRELPISMDDLQPLINQKIRMCMQLFNSGSFVSVLEYLLAVGNYLNENARKEKAKGFRLSSLTKLCQLRGRDRQFTLLHALVEQIMLLDPCLAAFIQELAEFETVPGASIKGLTAEVDVLKNELQKVIQYRKTYKKRNAGDHRPNFSKDLKMAIEKYNTDLSLLTKKCEEMRKLYSDILVKYGEPVHQDSQELFGLVCQFVHDFKRARAEIL, encoded by the exons ATGATGCCAAGTTTAGGaccaaagaaaaaagacaacttATCCAGGATGGATAGAAACAGTGAGGATTTACCACAG CTGAGCAACGAGATGCAGCTGAGCATCATGAACAAGGTGAAGAGCGGTGAGCTGTCCATCGAGGATGCTCTGAACCTGGCCAGAAAGGACCGAGAGCAGCTGCTCAAACATCAGAGCCAGGCTGAAGAG GAAGAGAAAACCTCACAGTACAACTTCAGTGTTCACAAGCATGGGCGCTACAGGTGGCAGAAGCGGGTTCTTCAG ATTGACTTCAAGACCAAAATGCTGTGCAGCATCGAGAAAGGCATCGTCAAGCGGCAGCTCCCCTTCTCACGTGTCAAGAGTTGTGATGATGGGGTCGGGTCCAGGTTCTCCATATCCTTTAAAGGGCATCACGACTACGAGTTGGAGGCTACCTCACTGGAGGACAAACACAAG ATCATGCAGCTTGTGAATCAGATCATCTATAGGAACATATATAGTGACCCTGCAGAGGGCAATGCAGAAACACACCAGCCGTCTCCAGGATCGGAGAGCCTTCGGGAGGGCGTCTTGCTGCTGCACAGAGGGGGCTTGGCATCATTCAAATGGGTGAA ATATGAGGTCCAGCTCCACTCAGGCCAGGTAACTCTGGCCCCCCTCGGGCGGCGAGGGCCCTCCGACGGTGAGGTGCCACCCACAGTGAACATGTCCATCGTCATACACCTGTCGGACGGTGACACCAGCGTAGAGAAGCCTCACAGCCGTGACACTTTCACTCTGGTCACCCACAAAAACGAGTACCA CTTCCGCGTGCCTGTCACAGATCAAACAAAGGGCTCCGAGGCTATCCAGAAGGAGCGGGATGCTTGGGTCAAGGCCATCGACAAACTGTGCTTGGACTGGAAGAGGAAGTCCCAAGTTGAACACATATATGCGGAACCAAATTCTCTACGAATCGCCAAAGACACCGAGGACACGCTGTCAGCAGGAGCACAAGCTGATACAGATCTCAAGTCTAGTGGTGGATTTCGTTTACCAGGTGCAAATATGAATCAGAGTTATCCTCCCTCTGATTATGCAAATGCAGATCCCATCTCTGTTGGTGGTGATCGTTTATCAGCTGGCGACGGGAGTCAGAGTCATCCCTCAGCCGATTATGCAAAGCCCGTGGCTAAACCGCGCAGCTCTGAGAAGGCTGCTGCTCACGTTCTCGGGCCCGACACTGCGCTGACATCCCCTGGCCCTTCACCGACTGCTCCCGGTCCTGCCTTGTCCTCACCCGCCTCCCCTGCACCCTCACCTCCCCGCTCTGCCCGCACACCCTCCTATCTCGtctcctcgccctcctcccctgccccctCACCCATCTATGATGCCCCCTCACCTTCCTCCAGAGTCCCACACTCTCCTGCTCCTGAGTCTGTCTCCTCAGCCCAGATGGTTCCTTCTCCCCCCATGATCCCAATCCCTCCGCCTTTACCTTTCAAATTCAACATAGATCCACCAAAACCACGCACCAAGGCCTTCCACTGGGACGTAGTTGGCTCAGATAAG ATTGCGAAATCATTTTGGATGCGAGGAAGTGCCAGGAGGATTGAAATTGACACGTCACGCTTGTATGAGCAATTTGCTGTTCAAGATTTGGGAACATTTGGCCCGGTCGAGTCGAGTAATACCCAGCATATTATGCTCAACCAGAAGATTGCACACAACTTCA ATATTTTCCTCAAAAGTTTTCCAGTGCAACCGGGAGAGCTGAAGGACAAACTGTTCATCGTTAATGAGGATGACGGAGGCCTGTCTGATGAGCAGATCACCTCCCTCAGGAG GTATGTTCCGACCTTGGATGACGTGGAAATGTATAAATCCCACAAGGGACCCGTGACTGAACTGCACATTGTGGACCAGTACATGATGGAG ATGTGCAACATCCCCTACCTGAGCACACAACTTGACCTGCTGCTGACTCTGAGAGAGCTGCCGATCAGCATGGACGACCTGCAGCCC CTGATTAACCAGAAGATCAGAATGTGCATGCAGTTGTTCAACTCCGGGTCATTTGTTTCCGTGCTGGAGTACCTCCTCGCCGTTGGCAATTACCTCAACGAGAACGCCAGAAAGGAAAAGGCCAAGGGATTCCGCCTCTCCTCCTTAACTAAA CTGTGCCAGCTTCgcgggagagacaggcagttcACCTTGCTCCATGCCCTTGTAGAGCAGATCATGTTGCTTGACCCATGCTTGGCTGCGTTTATCCAGGAGCTGGCAGAATTCGAAACCGTCCCAGGAG CTTCCATCAAAGGGCTGACCGCAGAAGTAGATG TCCTGAAGAATGAACTACAGAAAGTCATACAGTATAGGAAGACTTACAAGAAGAGAAATGCGGGGGATCATCGACCAAACTTCTCCAAAGACCTGAAG ATGGCAATTGAGAAGTACAATACAGATCTGTCGCTGCTGACGAAGAAGTGTGAGGAGATGAGGAAACTCTACTCTGACATATTG GTTAAATATGGAGAACCAGTGCATCAAGACTCTCAGGAGCTGTTTGGGTTGGTCTGTCAGTTTGTCCATGACTTCAAGAGGGCCCGTGCTGAAATTCTATGA
- the cbln4 gene encoding cerebellin-4 isoform X1: MVLLLLLEKAMVNSLILVLGWTVICEVVRAQNDTEPIVLEGKCLVVCDSNPTTDWKGSSSPLGISVRAANSKVAFSAVRSNNHEPSEMSNKTRIIYFDQVLVNIGNYFTFESVFLSPRKGIYSFNFHVIKVYQSQTIQVNLMLNGKPVISAFAGDKDVTREAATNGVLLYLEKEDKVYLKLEKGNLVGGWQYSTFSGFLVFPL; this comes from the exons atggtGCTGCTACTGCTGTTAGAGAAAGCCATGGTTAACTCCCTCATACTGGTGCTCGGCTGGACTGTGATCTGTGAGGTCGTGAGAGCTCAGAATGACACGGAGCCGATTGTCCTGGAGGGCAAATGTCTTGTGGTTTGCGACTCCAACCCGACCACGGACTGGAAGGGCTCGTCCTCTCCGCTCGGCATCTCGGTGCGCGCCGCCAACTCCAAGGTGGCTTTCTCTGCAGTCCGGAGCAACAACCATGAACCATCGGAGATgagcaacaaaacaagaatCATCTACTTCGACCAA GTCCTTGTGAACATAGGAAACTACTTCACATTTGAATCCGTTTTTTTGTCACCAAGAAAAGGAATCTACAGTTTTAACTTCCACGTCATTAAAGTGTACCAGAGCCAAACCATACAG GTGAACTTGATGTTGAATGGGAAACCAGTCATCTCTGCCTTTGCGGGCGACAAAGATGTGACTCGTGAGGCGGCCACCAATGGAGTTCTGCTCTATCTAGAAAAAGAGGACAAAGTCTACCTAAAACTGGAGAAGGGAAACCTAGTTGGTGGATGGCAATACTCAACATTTTCTGGCTttcttgttttccctctgtaa
- the cbln4 gene encoding cerebellin-4 isoform X2, which translates to MVNSLILVLGWTVICEVVRAQNDTEPIVLEGKCLVVCDSNPTTDWKGSSSPLGISVRAANSKVAFSAVRSNNHEPSEMSNKTRIIYFDQVLVNIGNYFTFESVFLSPRKGIYSFNFHVIKVYQSQTIQVNLMLNGKPVISAFAGDKDVTREAATNGVLLYLEKEDKVYLKLEKGNLVGGWQYSTFSGFLVFPL; encoded by the exons ATGGTTAACTCCCTCATACTGGTGCTCGGCTGGACTGTGATCTGTGAGGTCGTGAGAGCTCAGAATGACACGGAGCCGATTGTCCTGGAGGGCAAATGTCTTGTGGTTTGCGACTCCAACCCGACCACGGACTGGAAGGGCTCGTCCTCTCCGCTCGGCATCTCGGTGCGCGCCGCCAACTCCAAGGTGGCTTTCTCTGCAGTCCGGAGCAACAACCATGAACCATCGGAGATgagcaacaaaacaagaatCATCTACTTCGACCAA GTCCTTGTGAACATAGGAAACTACTTCACATTTGAATCCGTTTTTTTGTCACCAAGAAAAGGAATCTACAGTTTTAACTTCCACGTCATTAAAGTGTACCAGAGCCAAACCATACAG GTGAACTTGATGTTGAATGGGAAACCAGTCATCTCTGCCTTTGCGGGCGACAAAGATGTGACTCGTGAGGCGGCCACCAATGGAGTTCTGCTCTATCTAGAAAAAGAGGACAAAGTCTACCTAAAACTGGAGAAGGGAAACCTAGTTGGTGGATGGCAATACTCAACATTTTCTGGCTttcttgttttccctctgtaa